The proteins below are encoded in one region of Belonocnema kinseyi isolate 2016_QV_RU_SX_M_011 chromosome 3, B_treatae_v1, whole genome shotgun sequence:
- the LOC117169210 gene encoding protein lethal(2)essential for life-like, with the protein MSLVPMLFSNWWEDLDRPHRIFDQHFGHGLHPEDLERSISPMSDLLVARPHHLHRRIAHHRHPYDRSLAVARKSGGVSTVHTDKDKFQVTLDVQQFHPEEIKVKVVGKNVIIEGKHEEKEDEHGWISRQFTRKYLVPEQCDIDQLSSHLSSDGVLMISAPRKQLADEEKRERVIQIEHTGQPAVKDASSKAATETKTPAPQRASDKTVKAA; encoded by the exons ATGTCGCTCGTCCCAATGCTGTTTTCCAACTGGTGGGAAGACCTGGATCGTCCACACCGAATTTTCGACCAACATTTTGGCCACGGGCTCCACCCTGAAGACCTGGAGCGTTCGATCTCTCCCATGTCGGATTTGTTGGTGGCCAGACCCCATCATCTTCATCGTCGTATTGCTCACCACCGACATCCGTATGACAGAAGTCTCGCCGTCGCTCGCAAATCTGGTGGAGTTTCTACTGTCCACactgataaagataaatttcaa gtGACTCTCGATGTCCAGCAGTTCCACCCCGAAGAAATCAAAGTGAAGGTTGTCGGCAAGAATGTGATAATCGAGGGAAAACACGAGGAAAAAGAAGACGAGCATGGGTGGATTTCTCGGCAGTTCACCAGGAAGTACCTGGTTCCTGAGCAGTGCGACATCGATCAACTTTCCTCTCATCTGTCCTCCGATGGTGTTTTAATGATCTCTGCACCACGAAAGCAGCTTGCTGACGAGGAGAAGAGGGAAAGAGTCATCCAGATTGAGCACACTGGCCAACCTGCAGTGAAGGACGCATCCAGCAAGGCTGCTACTGAGACGAAGACTCCAGCACCTCAGCGAGCTTCTGACAAGACAGTCAAAGCTGCCTAG
- the LOC117168721 gene encoding protein lethal(2)essential for life-like, producing the protein MSLVPLLFSDWWEDLDRPHQLLDQNFGLGLRPEQLLSPRRLEQLVSPRRCPMIYYRPWADLMREADGGASVVQSDKDKFQVQLDVQQFKPEEIEVKVADKYVVVSGKHEEKKDEHGWISRQFVRKYMIPEQCDVEQVKSSLSSDGVLSIEAPRKEQPELQNEKVIPIAQTGKPAVKANSEKAAIKGKEEVQEKKK; encoded by the exons aTGTCGCTCGTTCCATTATTGTTCTCCGACTGGTGGGAAGATTTGGACCGCCCTCACCAGCTTCTGGATCAAAATTTTGGCCTTGGTCTACGTCCTGAACAACTGTTGTCGCCTCGCAGGCTTGAACAATTGGTTTCTCCCAGAAGATGTCCGATGATCTACTACCGACCCTGGGCCGACCTTATGCGCGAGGCCGATGGAGGAGCTTCCGTAGTACAATCAGACAAGGACAAGTTCCAA GTCCAGCTCGATGTCCAGCAGTTCAAGCCGGAAGAAATTGAAGTCAAGGTGGCTGACAAGTACGTCGTCGTCAGCGGGAAACACGAGGAGAAAAAAGACGAACATGGTTGGATTTCGAGACAGTTTGTCAGGAAGTACATGATACCTGAGCAGTGCGACGTCGAACAGGTAAAATCAAGTCTCTCCTCTGATGGTGTCCTGTCAATTGAGGCTCCAAGAAAGGAACAACCCGAGCTTCAAAACGAGAAAGTCATCCCAATCGCACAAACAGGCAAACCGGCTGTGAAGGCAAATTCCGAAAAAGCTGCCATCAAGGGCAAAGAAGAGGTCCAGGAGAAGAAGAAGTGA
- the LOC117168720 gene encoding protein lethal(2)essential for life-like produces MRSRMTVIPKLMSQWWETLDRPHRLFDQHFGLGMSPEHFLRSSIFDRRFPATFFQPWEEFMRESMRESMRESTRDDERGTSVVKADKDKFHVALDIRQFKPDEINVKVVDNCIVVEGKHEEKQDDHGYIARHFVRKYLVPDQCDPEKTTSSLSSDGVLTITTPRKPEAIHEKKEKTVQIEHTGKPAIEKNEEPQEKQKLAASN; encoded by the exons ATGAGGTCGAGAATGACTGTCATTCCCAAACTGATGTCTCAATGGTGGGAGACTCTGGACCGACCCCATCGACTTTTTGATCAACATTTCGGATTGGGAATGAGCCCGGAGCATTTTTTGAGGTCCTCGATTTTCGACCGAAGATTTCCTGCTACCTTTTTTCAACCCTGGGAAGAATTCATGAGGGAATCTATGAGGGAATCTATGAGAGAGTCGACGAGGGATGATGAGAGGGGAACTTCAGTTGTCAAGGCAGATAAAGACAAATTTCATGTTGCCTTGGATATCCGGCAATTCAAACCTGACGAAATCAACGTCAAAGTTGTTGACAATTGCATCGTAGTCGaag GCAAACACGAGGAAAAACAAGACGACCATGGATACATAGCAAGGCATTTTGTTAGGAAGTACCTAGTACCTGACCAGTGTGATCCTGAAAAGACAACGAGTTCCCTTTCTTCTGATGGAGTCCTGACGATTACTACTCCCAGGAAGCCAGAGGCGATtcatgaaaagaaagaaaaaaccgTACAAATTGAACACACCGGAAAACCTGccatcgaaaaaaatgaagaaccTCAAGAAAAGCAAAAGCTTGCtgcaagtaattga
- the LOC117169255 gene encoding protein lethal(2)essential for life-like encodes MRSRMTVIPKMMSQWWETLDRPHRLFDQHFGLGTSPKNFLRSSFFDRYLPSAYFQSWEEFMKESMREEERGTSIVNTDKDQFQVALDVQQFKPDEINVKVVDNSIVVEGKHEEKRDDHGYIARHFVRKYLIPEECDPEKTTSTLSTDGVLMISTPLKPEAITAKEEKPIKIEHFGKPAIEKKEEPEEKQRLTSSQST; translated from the exons ATGAGGTCGAGAATGACTGTTATTCCAAAAATGATGTCTCAATGGTGGGAGACTCTGGATCGACCCCATCGACTTTTTGATCAACATTTCGGATTGGGTACGAGTCCCAAGAATTTTTTGAGGTCTTCATTTTTTGACCGATACCTTCCTTCTGCCTATTTTCAATCCTGGGAAGAATTCATGAAGGAATCAATGAGAGAAGAGGAAAGAGGAACTTCCATTGTGAATACAGATAAAGACCAATTCCAGGTGGCCTTGGATGTGCAACAATTCAAACCTGATGAAATTAACGTCAAAGTTGTTGACAACTCCATCGTCGTCGAag gCAAACATGAAGAAAAGCGAGATGACCATGGCTACATCGCAAGGCACTTTGTCAGGAAGTACCTAATACCAGAGGAATGTGATCCTGAAAAAACGACGAGTACCCTTTCAACTGATGGAGTACTGATGATCTCCACTCCCCTGAAACCTGAGGCGATAACAGCTAAAGAAGAAAAACCTATAAAAATAGAACACTTTGGAAAGCCTGCCATCGAAAAAAAGGAAGAACCCGAAGAAAAGCAAAGGTTAACTTCTAGTCAGTCAACTTAG